The Phacochoerus africanus isolate WHEZ1 chromosome 15, ROS_Pafr_v1, whole genome shotgun sequence genome has a segment encoding these proteins:
- the DPCD gene encoding protein DPCD: protein MAVTGWLESLRAAEKTALLQDVRKWRVKSALGALGQWQIEVGEPAIPGAGSLGPELITESNANPIFMRKDTKMSFQWRIRNLPYPKDVYSVSVDQEERCVVVRTTNKKYYKKFPIPDLDRYQLPLDDSLLSFAHANCTLIISYHKPKEVLVAESELQKELKKVKTAHSSDGDCKTQ from the exons ATGGCGGTGACCGGCTGGCTGGAGAGTCTCCGAGCGGCCGAGAAGACGGCGCTGTTGCAGGACG tgAGGAAGTGGCGTGTGAAGAGTGCCCTGGGAGCCTTGGGCCAGTGGCAGATTGAGGTGGGAGAGCCAGCAATCCCAGGAGCAGGGAGCCTGGGGCCTGAACTCATCACAGAAAGCAATGCCAAC CCCATCTTCATGCGCAAGGACACCAAGATGAGTTTCCAGTGGCGAATTCGAAACCTCCCATACCCTAAGGATGTCTACAGTGTCTCTGTGGACCAGGAGGAGCGCTGTGTCGTCGTCAGAACAACCAACAAAAA GTACTACAAGAAGTTCCCCATTCCTGACCTAGACAGATACCAGCTACCTCTGGATGACTCCTTGCTGAGCTTTGCTCATGCCAACTGTACCCTCATCATCTCC TACCACAAGCCCAAGGAGGTCCTGGtagctgagtcagagctgcagaaggagctgaagaaggtgaagacagcccacagcagtgacggGGATTGCAAGACCCAGTAG